From the genome of Vicia villosa cultivar HV-30 ecotype Madison, WI linkage group LG2, Vvil1.0, whole genome shotgun sequence, one region includes:
- the LOC131648907 gene encoding uncharacterized protein LOC131648907 → MEKWKEIPLSMEEEEGVTVEGEEICGEETFQRTLAGRLWTDSSFNSRAFISTMLGAWKLRNPVETQELSKNLFLFHFSIKRDLESVMRNGPWIFDRNILVLARFSGEEQPLELNMHFGVFWVRVYELLLMLRSEVMAKKLGGILGKFEEMDMKEANKNERFLRLKVTMDLKMPLKHGTVVRFKDKNLRVFFKYERIPTFCFVCGRLGHQLKDCDSTGDLSEEGFEDIEENDLLYGQWLGASPIPRVNGEVRKKESNSSLCSKSLFNHLSGQSKCEDKGKEKEGEGEVEQQRDSNDKRKQKSITTIPEPLTAPVNLLEIEVVAESFGAVDISNVGTNKGVSSKGIATKKKKWTKRQTSRKTNTAPKQRIDYEIGKRQLVDVMITEFKVEGCGSGEKKRKGGQEAMVGSPQFIPEVVLEDTHRLEQ, encoded by the coding sequence ATGGAGAAGTGGAAAGAGATTCCCTTATCTATGGAGGAGGAGGAAGGTGTCACGGTAGAAGGAGAGGAGATATGCGGGGAAGAAACGTTCCAGAGAACCCTAGCGGGTAGACTTTGGACAGATAGTAGCTTTAACTCAAGAGCCTTCATAAGTACAATGCTGGGAGCTTGGAAGTTGAGGAATCCGGTTGAAACACAAGAACTTAGCAAAAACCTCTTCCTCTTCCACTTTTCCATAAAACGTGATTTGGAATCGGTGATGCGGAATGGGCCGTGGATTTTTGACAGAAATATCCTTGTTCTTGCCAGGTTCTCGGGGGAAGAACAACCTTTAGAGTTGAATATGCACTTTGGTGTTTTCTGGGTGAGGGTGTACGAACTTCTGTTGATGCTTAGATCTGAAGTGATGGCAAAGAAGTTGGGTGGGATTCTTGGGAAGTTTGAAGAAATGGACATGAAGGAAGCGAACAAGAACGAAAGATTTTTGCGTTTAAAGGTCACTATGGACCTTAAAATGCCGCTGAAACATGGGACGGTGGTCAGGTTCAAGGATAAGAATCTCCGAGTGTTTTTCAAGTATGAAAGAATCCCCACTTTCTGCTTTGTTTGTGGACGTCTTGGACACCAGTTGAAAGACTGCGATTCAACAGGAGATCTCAGTGAAGAAGGGTTCGAAGACATAGAGGAGAATGACCTACTCTATGGCCAGTGGCTAGGAGCTTCCCCTATCCCCAGAGTCAATGGGGAAGTTAGGAAAAAAGAGTCTAATTCGAGCTTGTGCAGCAAGAGTCTCTTTAACCATTTGTCTGGACAGAGCAAGTGTGAGGATAAGGGTAAGGAGAAGGAGGGTGAAGGTGAGGTGGAACAACAGAGAGATTCGAATGACAAGAGGAAGCAAAAGTCAATAACAACTATACCAGAACCTTTAACTGCTCCGGTCAATCTTCTGGAGATTGAAGTTGTTGCTGAGTCCTTTGGGGCAGTCGATATATCTAATGTAGGAACAAACAAGGGAGTTTCATCCAAGGGCATTGCTACTAAGAAGAAGAAGTGGACCAAGAGACAAACTTCAAGGAAAACTAACACGGCGCCAAAACAAAGAATTGACTATGAAATAGGGAAGCGACAATTGGTTGACGTGATGATTACAGAATTTAAGGTGGAGGGTTGTGGTAGCggtgagaagaaaagaaaaggaggTCAAGAAGCTATGGTTGGGTCCCCACAATTCATaccagaggtggtgttggaaGACACACATCGCCTAGAACAATGA